From Syntrophobacterales bacterium:
AAAAATGTTTTTGCAAGCTCCTAAACAATCAAATCTTTTCGAGGTTCCTTTCCCGGATCGTGATGGCGAAATCCGGGCATATATAGAGGCAGCGAAGGCAGGCGACGCAGCGATCGCGATTCACGGCGACTGCCGGCAGGTAGCCGCTCGGGTTGAAATCAGCGGATTGTTGGAAAATATCGAAACGGCATACCTCCTGGCAGTACCCGCAGTCCTTGCAGACCAGGTCATTGATAATAACGTCAAATTTACGAAGGTCGCAGCTAAGGCAGCGCGACGCCTCTGCCGCAGCTTTTTCCCCCGTGTAGGCATGTTCCACCGTATCGAATGTTGAGATGCGCTTATTCAGGGCAATTCTGCGGACCGCCTGTCTTTGTGCGCCGCGAGGCGACTCCTCGGGAGGTTCCACATCCGTTTGCTCCGGCAGAAACTCCGGAATGATCCCCGCGCCGCCCAGAAAACGGTCAATGGAGATGCAGGCCTGCCTCCCCTGCGCAATGGCAGCGATGATGGTTGAAGGACCTGTTACCACATCGCCCCCGGCAAAGATTCCGCTCTTCCGGGTGGACAGGCTGGCCTGCTCCGCACAGACAGTTCCATCTTTTTCCCCCGGCAGGTTTACCGAAGTCGCATCGGCATGCTGTCCGACAGCCGCAATCAGCGTGTCAAAGGATAACTGAAATTCGCTCCCTGCGATCGGCGTCGGTGTGGGCCTGCCACTGGCGTCGCAGTCTCCCAGGCTCATGCGGATGCAGGTCGCCCGATTCTTCTCTATCCTCACGGGCGCCGTCAGATAGTCGATCCGTACGCCCTCCTCTATCGCCTCGGACACCTCCTCGGCGTTGGCAGGCATTTCGGAGGAAGTGCGCCGATAGAGCTGGATTACCTCAGAGCCGAGGCGGATGGCAGCCCTGCCGGCGTCGATGGCCGTATTGCCTCCTCCCACGACGATAATTTTCCGGCCAATGTCCGGGCGCTTTCCCTCGTTAACCTGCATCAGAAAGGCAAGGCCGTCTATAACCCGGGGCGACTCTTCACCCGGTATCCCCAACTTGGAAGGCGTCCATGCGCCGGTCGCCACAAAAACCGCATCATATCCCTGCTTTTGCAATGCCTCGGCAGAAGAGACTGTCGCGTTCGTGATGATTTCGACCCCGCCGTTGCGGATAAACGCTATATCCCGCTCCACTGTTTTTGCGGGAAGGCGATAGTCCGGGATGCCGTAGCGCAACATTCCGCCCGGCAGCGGGAGCTTTTCATAAACAGTTGCCTGATGCCCCAGCATGTTCAGATAGTGGGCGGCTGTCAGGCCGCAGGGGCCGGAACCGACGACGGCAATCTTCTTTCCGGTCGGGGACCTCCGGGTGATTCCCCGCTGTTTACTTTCCCCTTTTTCTGCTGCGACCCTTTTCAGCATCCGGATGGCTATGGGTTCGTCAAACTGGCTCCTTGAGCACTTCGTCTCGCAGGGATGAACACAGGCGTAACCGCAGACAGACGGAAAGGGTATCCGGGCCCTTATCACGTCCAGGGCCTTCCCAAAATGGCCATCCCGGATATTCCTGATATACCCGGGTACATCAATCCCTGCCGGACATGCCTCCTGGCACGGCGCCGTGAACGGCTTGCTGCTTTTCATGGCTCCCACGCTGCTTGCTCTCCTTTCACCTCAAATCAGTTGTGCGCCTACCTGCAATACCTTCAGATTCATCTCCAGGGCCTTTCCGTGAAAACGCTTGCGGATTACAGCGATCAGGCTTTCGGTCTTCACCATCGGGACCGAGGCGGTCATCGCCCCCAGAGACAAAATGTTTACAGACGCCACATTTCCGAGATCACTGGCGATTTTGGTGAAGGGATGGCCGGCAAGATTTTTCCCTTTCCGGGGTTTTGCAAGCGTCGTGTCATAAAAGACGAGGGCGCCCTGTTTCGCTAACCCCGAGTACTTCTCAAAGGCCTCTTCCGTAAG
This genomic window contains:
- a CDS encoding 2-oxoacid:acceptor oxidoreductase family protein, whose product is MTESKERYEIILAGSGGQGLVLAGIMLGEAAVLEGRNVVQTQSYGIASRGGLSRAEVIIDREEIIYQQVQKPDIILALTEEAFEKYSGLAKQGALVFYDTTLAKPRKGKNLAGHPFTKIASDLGNVASVNILSLGAMTASVPMVKTESLIAVIRKRFHGKALEMNLKVLQVGAQLI
- a CDS encoding FAD-dependent oxidoreductase, yielding MGAMKSSKPFTAPCQEACPAGIDVPGYIRNIRDGHFGKALDVIRARIPFPSVCGYACVHPCETKCSRSQFDEPIAIRMLKRVAAEKGESKQRGITRRSPTGKKIAVVGSGPCGLTAAHYLNMLGHQATVYEKLPLPGGMLRYGIPDYRLPAKTVERDIAFIRNGGVEIITNATVSSAEALQKQGYDAVFVATGAWTPSKLGIPGEESPRVIDGLAFLMQVNEGKRPDIGRKIIVVGGGNTAIDAGRAAIRLGSEVIQLYRRTSSEMPANAEEVSEAIEEGVRIDYLTAPVRIEKNRATCIRMSLGDCDASGRPTPTPIAGSEFQLSFDTLIAAVGQHADATSVNLPGEKDGTVCAEQASLSTRKSGIFAGGDVVTGPSTIIAAIAQGRQACISIDRFLGGAGIIPEFLPEQTDVEPPEESPRGAQRQAVRRIALNKRISTFDTVEHAYTGEKAAAEASRCLSCDLRKFDVIINDLVCKDCGYCQEVCRFDIFQQSADFNPSGYLPAVAVNRDRCVACLRCLYICPDFAITIRERNLEKI